From Lampris incognitus isolate fLamInc1 chromosome 13, fLamInc1.hap2, whole genome shotgun sequence, one genomic window encodes:
- the dennd10 gene encoding DENN domain-containing protein 10, translating into MATLGTHHMSSVGLIEKDVNGDALWVWCFPSVSKELRDVLLSKCCLTEDSRELHIFVFGQFCRTWYYITTVDVQEPTALKKVTHFSVVVTAKDFNPEKYAAFSRVLCRMYIKHGSPVKMMEGYIAVLTKGICQSDENGSFLIKDYDVRKAYLAGSVKDVVSQFGMETIILYTALMLKKRIVVHHPRIEALLEFTRVLPALTWHRKDWSILHPNVHLTDSELEDLKKCPGYVAGFVDPEVSNRLDLFDVYVNLPDSVITVSQSAKEALAMGKLHKDIGHFIVQSAEDADKTDSQVVKDISVKTKEILANLFALADECQNSKISLESLKQRHFPPATENFLFHLAAAEQLLRI; encoded by the exons ATGGCAACGCTTGGAACACACCATATGTCAAGCGTCGGGTTAATTG AGAAAGATGTGAATGGAGATGCGTTGTGGGTGTGGTGCTTTCCCTCTGTCAGCAAAGAGTTGAGAGATGTCCTGCTCAGCAAGTGCTGTCTGACAGAAGACAGCCGTGAGCTCCACATCTTTGTGTTTGGTCAGTTCTGTCGCACCTGGTACTACATTACCACAGTTGACGTACAAGAGCCTACTGCCCTAAAGAAG GTCACTCATTTTTCAGTAGTTGTCACAGCGAAAGACTTCAACCCCGAGAAGTATGCTGCATTTAGCAGAGTGCTGTGCAG AATGTACATCAAACATGGTAGTCCGGTGAAAATGATGGAGGGTTATATTGCCGTTCTCACAAAAGGCATTTGCCAGAGTGACGAGAACGGCTCGTTTCTCATCAAAGATTATGATGTCCGGAAGGCATACCTGGCTGGTTCAGTCAAAG ATGTGGTGTCCCAGTTTGGTATGGAGACCATAATTCTATATACTGCCCTCATGCTAAAGAAGAGGATTGTAGTCCATCATCCTCGTATTGAAGCGTTGTTGGAGTTTACCAG AGTTCTTCCAGCTCTGACATGGCACAGGAAAGACTGGTCTATTCTGCATCCGAATGTACACCTGACTGACAGCGAATTGGAAGACCTAAAAAAATGTCCAG GCTATGTGGCAGGATTTGTAGATCCAGAGGTGAGCAACAGACTGGACTTGTTTGATGTGTATGTCAACCTCCCGGACAGTGTCATCACAGTATCCCAGAGTGCCAAAG AGGCTTTGGCTATGGGGAAGCTACACAAGGACATTGGCCACTTTATTGTCCAGTCGGCAGAGGATGCTGACAAAACAGACAGTCAGGTAGTCAAG GACATTTCTGTGAAGACAAAAGAGATCCTTGCCAACTTGTTTGCCCTCGCTGATGAGTGTCAAAATTCAAAAATCTCACTGGAAAGTTTAAAACAGCGGCACTTCCCTCCAGCAACAGAGAACTTCCTTTTTCATCTCGCAGCTGCTGAGCAGCTCCTAAGGATATAA